Proteins found in one Sporichthyaceae bacterium genomic segment:
- a CDS encoding YbhB/YbcL family Raf kinase inhibitor-like protein: MAVLGKLLRNRRAGEGGSAWNLPNLGTADTFDVHSPDFEPSGAIPLVCAARRVGGSELSPALTWPAPPAGTVQLLLVVEDVDVPLRVPVVHCLALLHPAVTQLDRGALAATGASDGVRILRSSISRGYLGPAPIKGHGPHRYVFQVFALARAVPDGVRGRAVDTARPRDVLRAAGEVLARGRLHGCYERT, translated from the coding sequence ATGGCTGTGCTGGGCAAACTGTTGCGGAATCGGCGCGCCGGCGAAGGGGGCTCGGCCTGGAACCTGCCGAACCTGGGCACGGCCGACACGTTCGACGTGCACAGCCCGGACTTCGAGCCCAGCGGCGCAATCCCGTTGGTCTGCGCCGCCCGACGGGTCGGCGGCAGCGAGCTGTCGCCCGCACTGACCTGGCCGGCCCCGCCGGCCGGCACGGTGCAACTGCTGCTGGTCGTCGAGGACGTCGACGTGCCGCTCCGGGTGCCGGTCGTGCACTGCCTGGCGCTGCTGCATCCCGCGGTAACCCAGCTCGACCGCGGTGCGCTGGCCGCGACCGGGGCCTCGGACGGGGTGCGGATCCTGCGCTCGAGCATCAGCCGTGGCTACCTGGGCCCGGCGCCGATCAAGGGGCACGGCCCGCACCGGTACGTGTTCCAGGTGTTCGCGCTGGCCCGCGCCGTCCCGGACGGGGTGCGCGGGCGCGCCGTCGACACCGCCCGACCACGCGACGTCCTGCGTGCCGCGGGCGAGGTGCTCGCCCGCGGCCGGCTCCACGGTTGTTACGAACGCACCTGA
- a CDS encoding peptidase inhibitor family I36 protein: MRVSWVGASTAVIGLSAGAVVPTAADAAAPPPATGMARCSTGSLCTWALPGFAGAMTRFVDDGNWAGQCSPMREPVKSVANLTSAAPWRMTIFLFHGTRARPCEAHGLYAQSVPGATDPNVRGGPVTGVRIYSDPGGS; encoded by the coding sequence GTGCGGGTGTCGTGGGTCGGGGCGTCGACCGCGGTGATCGGGCTGAGCGCCGGTGCCGTGGTGCCGACCGCCGCGGACGCCGCAGCGCCGCCGCCGGCGACCGGCATGGCGCGCTGCTCCACGGGTTCGCTGTGCACCTGGGCGTTGCCGGGGTTCGCCGGGGCGATGACCCGATTTGTGGACGACGGCAACTGGGCGGGCCAGTGCAGCCCGATGCGCGAACCGGTGAAGTCGGTGGCGAACCTGACCTCGGCCGCCCCCTGGCGGATGACCATCTTCCTGTTCCACGGCACCCGGGCCCGGCCCTGCGAGGCCCACGGCCTCTACGCCCAGAGCGTCCCGGGAGCAACCGACCCGAACGTGAGGGGCGGCCCGGTCACCGGCGTCCGCATCTACTCCGACCCCGGCGGCTCCTGA
- a CDS encoding STAS domain-containing protein, which translates to MNADAPRDPVASTDRCTAEFVDGVLVVQGEVDAETAPDLVRTLCELTVGPGPRRIDLSGVRFIDSRGIEALFALASDDLEIIVGAGSLVERVLHTVGLDLVAKLRPRTAP; encoded by the coding sequence GTGAACGCGGACGCCCCGCGGGATCCGGTTGCCTCCACCGACCGTTGCACGGCGGAGTTCGTGGACGGCGTCCTGGTGGTCCAGGGCGAGGTCGACGCCGAGACCGCCCCGGACCTTGTCCGGACACTGTGCGAACTCACCGTGGGGCCCGGGCCCCGCCGCATCGACCTGTCCGGTGTGCGGTTCATCGACAGCCGGGGAATCGAGGCGCTGTTCGCTCTCGCCTCCGACGACCTCGAGATCATCGTCGGCGCCGGATCGCTGGTCGAGCGGGTTCTGCACACGGTCGGACTGGACCTCGTCGCGAAGCTGCGCCCGCGCACCGCGCCGTGA
- a CDS encoding lysyl oxidase family protein yields MSIRLSRGTVGSLALGTALLVGPVAAATAAGSSYAPPPSNSNPTQPVGPTAGAATEQGQSAPNSPEQNPPVNPDQPPQYQAPPGQAPPNASAPNGSPPNTGTPAAPPADPLAGLPLPDLAMAQTRDLKVINRPDGNTELRFTSTVVNIGHGLLVVAAHRDAVGKAWTVAQEILSPAGSVLRAIGLPLQPMWGGDGHNHWHVPGVAKYQLLRLSDNQLIGANHKIGFCFFDNSFHRALPETPDKPEFPNDQGCAHGDRRATHFRMGLSVGWGDVYRWKIPGQSIDISNVPAGRYRLLGMANGDGLLLESDRGDNLTWIDFELVRHGNHASVRILDRGSDERPAQPEDHGSVVWNDGPDENSDDSAAPQCDAVDPTGVDCSRRG; encoded by the coding sequence GTGTCGATCCGCCTTTCCCGCGGCACGGTGGGGTCGCTTGCGCTGGGCACGGCGTTGCTGGTCGGGCCGGTTGCCGCGGCAACGGCGGCCGGCAGCTCCTACGCCCCGCCGCCGAGCAATTCCAACCCGACGCAGCCGGTCGGCCCGACGGCGGGTGCGGCAACCGAGCAGGGCCAATCCGCCCCGAATTCGCCCGAGCAGAACCCACCCGTGAACCCCGACCAGCCGCCCCAGTACCAGGCACCCCCGGGCCAGGCACCCCCGAACGCGAGCGCCCCGAACGGGAGCCCCCCGAACACCGGCACCCCGGCCGCCCCGCCGGCCGACCCGTTGGCCGGCCTGCCGCTGCCCGACCTGGCGATGGCCCAGACCCGGGACCTGAAGGTGATCAACCGACCCGACGGCAACACCGAACTGCGGTTCACCAGCACTGTGGTCAACATCGGCCACGGCCTGTTGGTGGTCGCCGCGCACCGCGACGCGGTCGGCAAGGCCTGGACCGTCGCCCAGGAGATCCTCAGCCCGGCCGGCTCGGTCCTGCGCGCCATCGGGTTGCCGCTGCAGCCGATGTGGGGCGGCGACGGGCACAACCACTGGCACGTCCCCGGGGTGGCCAAGTACCAGTTGCTGCGCCTGTCCGACAACCAGCTGATCGGCGCCAACCACAAGATCGGCTTCTGCTTCTTCGACAACAGCTTCCACCGCGCGCTACCGGAGACCCCGGACAAGCCGGAGTTCCCGAACGACCAAGGCTGCGCGCACGGCGACCGCCGGGCCACGCATTTCCGGATGGGACTGTCGGTCGGCTGGGGCGACGTCTATCGCTGGAAGATCCCCGGGCAGTCCATCGACATCAGCAACGTGCCGGCCGGTCGCTACCGGCTGCTGGGCATGGCCAACGGCGACGGCTTGCTGCTCGAGTCCGACCGCGGCGACAACCTGACCTGGATCGACTTCGAGCTTGTCCGGCACGGCAACCACGCCTCCGTCCGCATCCTCGACCGCGGGTCCGACGAGCGCCCCGCCCAGCCCGAGGACCACGGCTCGGTCGTGTGGAACGACGGCCCCGACGAGAACTCGGACGACAGCGCCGCCCCGCAGTGCGACGCGGTCGACCCGACTGGCGTCGACTGCAGCAGACGGGGCTGA